The Neovison vison isolate M4711 chromosome 10, ASM_NN_V1, whole genome shotgun sequence genome has a segment encoding these proteins:
- the LOC122918062 gene encoding serum amyloid P-component-like gives MDKLLLLVSALASLLGAFAHTDLSGKVFVFPQESSTDHVTLTPKLEKPLKSFTLCFRAYSDLSRAHSLFSYNAQGKDNEILVFKERAGEYSLHIGKTKVTFKVAEVFPSPTHICVTWESSTGIAEFWVNGKPLVKKGLKKGYSVATQPKIVLGQEQDSYGGGFDVNQSFVGEIGDLYMWDSVLSAQQILSVKHGSYLLDPNVLDWSALDYKSQGYVVIKPLVWD, from the exons ATGGACAAGCTGCTGCTTCTGGTCTCTGCCCTTGCCAGTCTCCTGGGGGCCTTTGCTCACACAG ACCTCAGTGGGAAGGTATTTGTGTTCCCTCAAGAATCTTCTACTGACCATGTGACCTTGACTCCAAAGCTGGAGAAGCCTCTGAAGAGCTTTACCTTGTGTTTCCGAGCCTACAGCGACCTGAGCCGTGCCCACAGCCTCTTCTCCTACAATGCCCAGGGCAAGGACAATGAGATCCTTGTCTTCAAGGAAAGAGCTGGGGAGTACTCCCTGCACATTGGAAAAACCAAAGTCACCTTCAAAGTTGCTGAGGTGTTCCCTAGCCCCACACACATCTGTGTTACCTGGGAGTCTTCCACGGGCATTGCTGAATTTTGGGTCAATGGGAAGCCACTGGTGAAGAAGGGCCTGAAGAAGGGTTACTCAGTGGCAACTCAGCCCAAGATCgtcctggggcaggagcaggattCATATGGAGGGGGATTTGATGTGAACCAGTCCTTTGTGGGGGAGATCGGGGACTTGTACATGTGGGACTCTGTGCTGTCCGCACAACAGATCCTGTCTGTGAAGCATGGCTCCTACCTCCTTGATCCCAACGTGCTGGACTGGAGTGCTCTGGACTATAAGAGTCAAGGCTATGTGGTCATCAAGCCCCTGGTCTGGGACTGA